The region CGTTTCGTTCCTGGATCGACCTGCCCTGACGTTCAACAGCCCGATGGTGAATATACTCTTGGACGCGGGCGCCGTAATCTACGTGAAAACCCACCTGCCccagacgatgatgacggcCGATTCTCACACAAATGTGTTTGGCCGAACCCGCAATCCATATGGTCGAAACCTGACGGCTGGCGGTAGTTGCGGCGGCGAGGGCGCTCTGATCGCGATGCGTGGCTCTATTCTAGGAGCTGGAACGGACGTCGGTGGTTCCCTACGGATCCCGTCGCTGTGCTGCGGTACATTCGGGTTCAAGCCGTCCGTAGGCAGGCTTCCATTTGCCGGCCAGACCCCGCCAGGACGGATCGGCATGGCAGGAGGAATAGCAGTTTCGACCGGGCCCCTTTGCACATCCACAAGAGACGCAGACCTTTTCTTCAGGACGGTGGTTTCATCACATCCGGAGAATCTGGATGACAACTCCCTTGGATTCCCTTACCTCGAACCGCTGAAGCTGGTGTCTTCGCTGACAATCGGGATCCTCCCAGAGGACCCTGCTCTCCCTCTACATCCATGCATGCAGCGGACCCTGATTACGGCGGCTCGTAAGCTTGCCGCAGCTGGCCATCGGATTGTGCACTTGCCAAAAGAAGAACTCCCATCACTCATGGATGCTTGTGACCTAgccttccgcttcttcaacatggaTCCTGACCGCACCCCGTTGCGTATTGTGAAGGATGGCGGCGAGCCTTACATTCCGTCCCTCAGCATGATATATAACGTGGAGGGCACTGACCCCGAGCCGACCTTGCGCCAACTCTACGATTTGAACGTTGCCAAAGCCCAAATCACGGCGAAGATGCGGCAGGCCTGGCTGAAGAACAGAGTTGATGTTGTCTTAGCCCCTGCCTACCAGAGCTGTGCCCCTCTCCACGATACGTACGGCAAGAACATTTACACGGTGATTTGGAATATGGTCGACGTAAGAAACTCATTCTACTGATGGAAAGAATAAACTAAGCCAAATAGTATCCTGCCTGCCTCATCCCGTTTGGGCATGCTAATAaagccgccgacgccgagTTTATTCGTGACGTGCAATATAGCCCTGATTGTATGTTTCTGCACCGCAGCCGCATTCAAAGATGCTGATAAGCCGCAGACAAACCAGACGAAATCGAGGGCGCACCATGCCACGTTCAGTTGATAGGCAGGCGGTTGAAGGACGAGGTCCTGCTCCAACATGCAAAGGTCATCGAGATGGTCTTGGCCGATGGAAAGTAGACTCGGAATTCCCGAGAAGAGATACCGTCAGGCAGAGACAGACCGGTGCGGGAAATTGCTTTGAAGGATTCAAATGCACTTGTTTACCACCTGCAAGATTACTCCTCATTTGTAAGGGTGTTGAAGTTTCCACCGTCGCGGAATGTCGGACCAAGACCTTGTCTTGGATCCAACAGCACATTTGCCTAGCCCCGGATGTTTGTCTACTGCGCCATGCAAGGAGCGGTCTGCCAGCACATATCCCAAGTTCTTAACCTGGTCTTGGGTCGTAGATACCCCGCAAAAGCCCAGACCAGGGGAGCACTACTTAACATATGCCGGTCCGAGACGATCTACAGCCAAGGCGGAtaaaagcagaaaaggcagCTGGACCGTAAGGTAATATTCGTCTGTTCGTTAGTTTCTTGTTTGTCTTTTCCGCCCCCCTGCTCGCCCTATCCAACCACGACTTTGCCCGCACGCAGTCCTACCCTGCTGGGGACGGCGTCAGCCGTCTGCCTTTGCAGGCGCGGAGGACGCGGAGAATGCACAGTAAACCTACAGAGTACAGTCATGGCGCCACACACGCGATGGTATTTTTGTTTTACCGGTCTTGTGTGGTCTCGGCCAGCGCACATTCCTCCGGGCAGAGGTATTTAATGTCCGGAAATTGTCCCCTGTGATGGACCTGAGCTCTTTCGCGGTATCTAGCCAGGCCTTTATGTTGCTCTATCCACAATGCGCTCTCTGATAAGATCCGGCGCCCTAAATGCGTTCCTGGCAGCGTCGCTTGCGACGGGCCAGGTCCTAACATGGGACGAAGCTTATACCAAAGCAACATCTGACCTATCGCTACTaagccaagaagaaaaggtcGGCATTGTAACTGGTGTGACCTGGCAAGGCGGCCCTTGTGTCGGAAACACCTACGAGCCAACATCCATCCCATACCCCTCTCTCTGTCTCCAGGACGGACCGCTGAGCGTGCGCTTCGCGAACCCTGTGACTGTCTTCCCTGCTGGAATCAATGCCGGCGCTACATGGGACCGCGAGCTCATCCGAGCAAGAGGCGTAGCCATGGGAGCGGAGTCTCGTGGCCTCGGCGTCCATGTCCAGCTTGGTCCTGTCGCTGGTGCGTTGGGAAAGATACCCTCCGCTGGACGCAATTGGGAGGGTTTCTCGAATGATCCGTATTTGGCAGGGATAGCCATGGCAGAGGCGATCCAGGGGATGCAAAGTAGTGGAGTACAAGCCTGTGCTAAGGTAAGTATATTCCTCTGCTGCGGGAGCGCGATATGTGATGTGCGATGCTGAGTGTCCGGTGTCCAGCACTACCTTCTTAACGAGCAAGAATACAACCGCGACACAATCAGCTCAAATGCTGATGACCGCACAATCCACGAGCTCTACCTATGGCCCTTTTATGACGCCGTCAAAGCAAACGTCGCATCGGTAATGTGCTCGTACAACAAGATAAACGGGACTTGGGCCTGTGAGCACGACGCGCTCCTCAATGGGCTGCTGAAAGGCGAGCTAGGGTTCAAGGGTCATGTCCTCTCCGACTGGAACGCGCAACACAGTACCGTCCAGAGCGCGAATACCGGCCTCGACATGACCATGCCCGGTTCTGACTTCTCCACCCCTCCGGGGTCGATCTACTGGGGTGACAATCTAGCAGCCGCGATTGCAGACGGGTCTGTCCCTCAAGAGAGACTCGACGATATGGTTACGCGAATCCTTGCTGCTTGGTACCTTGTCGGCCAAGACCAGGGCCATCCGCCCGTTGCATTTAGTAGCTGGGATGGTGGCGCGGCAAGTGTGAATGTCACAACGCCGGAGCACGGGGAACTCGCGCGGACTATCGCCCGGGATTCGATCGTGTTGCTGAAGAACACGAATGGCTCCTTACCGCTGGCGAAGCCGGCTAGTCTTGCGGTCATCGGATCAGATGCGATTGTCAACCCAGATGGAGCGAATGCCTGCGCAGATCGAGGATGTAATAAGGGGACTCTTGCGCAGGGGTGGGGAAGTGGGACAGCCGAGTTTCCTGTATGATCTATATTTCACTGGGTACTTTGATAATGCTAACTGCTATAGTACCTCGTCGCCCCGCTCGATGCAATCGAGGAGAAACTCGCCGGAGCCGGGACAGCTATTATCACCAGCACGACAGATGACGCGACTTCCGGCGCtgaagctgccgctgctgctgagacggccatcgtcttcatcacctccgATTCTGGAGAGGGGTTCGTGCTCTATcgtttcccttcctccttaagcttcttcagactAATATTCTACAAGGTACATAACCGTCGAAGGCCACGAAGGTGACCGCAACAATCTTGATCCCTGGCACAATGGAAATTTGCTTGTGCAAGCTGTCGCCCGCACGAACACTCCTACCATTGTCGTCCTGCACAGCGTTGGCCCCGTGACACTGGAGACGATCCTCGCAGAGCCCAACGTCGTGGCAGTCGTCTGGGCCGGTCTGCCGGGCCAGGAAAGCGGACATGCCCTGACGGATGTCCTCTTCGGTGACTACGCGCCAAGTGGGAAGTTGCCGTTTACTATCGGGAAGTCGGAAGAGGATTATGGGGCTGACTGGACGACAAGTCAGGTTGATGACTTTGCGGAGGGGTTGTTCATTGATTACCGCCATTTCGATCAGTACGGAATCGAGCCGAGATATGAGTTTGGCTTTGGGCTATGTATGCTTTCCCCCTCAACCCACCTCGTGAACATCTGGCTGGCGAGTGTAGATCGAGTGAGCTAATATTTTTGTTTGTGCATAGCATACACGAGTTTCAACTATTCAACCCTCTCAACGTCTATATCAACAACACCCGGCCCAACAACAGGCGAGACGATCGTCGGCGGTCCGTCTGACCTCTTTGCTCCGATTGGAACAGTCAGTGCCTATGTAGCGAACACAGGTCATGTGGCCGGTGCGGAAGTCGTGCAGTTGTACATTGGATATCCCGACTCCGCTCCGTCAATACCACCAAAGCAGCTCCGTGGTTTTGACAAGCTGCACCTTGTGCCTGGTGAAAGCGGTATTGCGACATTTGAGCTTACACGCCGGGATATCAGCTACTGGGATGTTGGGCTGCAGAAGTGGGTAGTAGCGTCGGGGACGTTTGAGGTCTTTGTGGGCGCTTCGAGTCGGGATATCCGGTTGACGGGAAGCTTTACCGTCTAGACTTGCTGATGCCTTCTCGACCATTTTGAATTTACCTTGAATCAAATGGGGTATTTGGAGCTCGAGGGTTTGCACATAAAAAGATCAAGTAGCCAATATGGCTGATTCAGTAAGCTTCTAATGACAGGCAATAGTCACAGGGTACAATATCTATTCATTCCTGACTAGTGCAAATCCATTGTCAAGCATTTATAATGCGACCCCAGCACCTCTAGCGAAGACCATCTTCTCTCTTATAGAAATATAACAAGGCCATCCATACGGTACGGTAGTGAAGTACGCCGTATACTTCCAAGGCTGGCCAGGGTTCTGCTGACGGATATCGTAGTCACGAACCGATGACCTTCGAGAGTCCAATCGTCGCCAGGTGACGCCCAGGAGAGGAATATACCCGTGCTCAAACAATACAGCCGTTAGTTCATCCATGGGTAGATCCAAGATGACAAGCGCACCGGTATGAAGGACTTCTCGATCCGTTTCGCCCGCTCTCCTATCCAACGATCCGGATTGTACTCTGCAGCATTCTAGCCAAAGAGCTCTTTGCTGTAATGGACGACCTACAGGTTGACActcagctttgtcttcttctaGTCAGTGAGCT is a window of Aspergillus nidulans FGSC A4 chromosome VI DNA encoding:
- a CDS encoding protein bglL (transcript_id=CADANIAT00010267), producing the protein MRSLIRSGALNAFLAASLATGQVLTWDEAYTKATSDLSLLSQEEKVGIVTGVTWQGGPCVGNTYEPTSIPYPSLCLQDGPLSVRFANPVTVFPAGINAGATWDRELIRARGVAMGAESRGLGVHVQLGPVAGALGKIPSAGRNWEGFSNDPYLAGIAMAEAIQGMQSSGVQACAKHYLLNEQEYNRDTISSNADDRTIHELYLWPFYDAVKANVASVMCSYNKINGTWACEHDALLNGLLKGELGFKGHVLSDWNAQHSTVQSANTGLDMTMPGSDFSTPPGSIYWGDNLAAAIADGSVPQERLDDMVTRILAAWYLVGQDQGHPPVAFSSWDGGAASVNVTTPEHGELARTIARDSIVLLKNTNGSLPLAKPASLAVIGSDAIVNPDGANACADRGCNKGTLAQGWGSGTAEFPYLVAPLDAIEEKLAGAGTAIITSTTDDATSGAEAAAAAETAIVFITSDSGEGYITVEGHEGDRNNLDPWHNGNLLVQAVARTNTPTIVVLHSVGPVTLETILAEPNVVAVVWAGLPGQESGHALTDVLFGDYAPSGKLPFTIGKSEEDYGADWTTSQVDDFAEGLFIDYRHFDQYGIEPRYEFGFGLSYTSFNYSTLSTSISTTPGPTTGETIVGGPSDLFAPIGTVSAYVANTGHVAGAEVVQLYIGYPDSAPSIPPKQLRGFDKLHLVPGESGIATFELTRRDISYWDVGLQKWVVASGTFEVFVGASSRDIRLTGSFTV
- a CDS encoding putative amidase gmdC (transcript_id=CADANIAT00010266) — protein: MDWQQKAQRKRDELAGKIPSGWRISSDLLKKADELDNILDIPRQSGILTEREIDITESSDATALISRLKDGEISAYEVAVAFCKRAAIAQQLTCCLTEIFFDRAIERAKELDRQYAVTGELVGPLHGIPISLKDSYNVTGVQSTLGYVSFLDRPALTFNSPMVNILLDAGAVIYVKTHLPQTMMTADSHTNVFGRTRNPYGRNLTAGGSCGGEGALIAMRGSILGAGTDVGGSLRIPSLCCGTFGFKPSVGRLPFAGQTPPGRIGMAGGIAVSTGPLCTSTRDADLFFRTVVSSHPENLDDNSLGFPYLEPLKLVSSLTIGILPEDPALPLHPCMQRTLITAARKLAAAGHRIVHLPKEELPSLMDACDLAFRFFNMDPDRTPLRIVKDGGEPYIPSLSMIYNVEGTDPEPTLRQLYDLNVAKAQITAKMRQAWLKNRVDVVLAPAYQSCAPLHDTYGKNIYTVIWNMVDYPACLIPFGHANKAADAEFIRDVQYSPDYKPDEIEGAPCHVQLIGRRLKDEVLLQHAKVIEMVLADGK